CAGCCCCGCTCTGGCGGCGGCGAGGCGTTCCCCGGCACCACCAGCCTGGATGCCAACACCTTCTCGCTGGTCGTGCGCGACGTGATCAGGAGCCTGGGCACCGACGGCGTGCGCCGGCTTGTGGTGGTGAACGGGCATTTCGAGAACTGCTGGCCGGCGGTCGAGGGCGTCGACCTGGGCCTGCGCGAGCTTCGCCGCGACGGGATTCCCGACATGCAGGTGATGCGGCTGGAATACTGGGACTTCGTCGGCCGCGACACGCTGGACCGGCTCTTCCCCGAGGGTTTCCCCGGCACCGAGCTGGAGCATGCCAGCCTGCTGGAGACATCGCTGATGCTGCTGCTGCGGCCCGACTTGGTCGACATGGACAAGGTGCCGTCCGACGGGCCGGCCAAGTTCCCCACATACGACCGCCATCCCGTGCCGGAAGGGTTCGTCCCGGCCTCCGGCGTCCTGGCCCGCGCGCAGGGATCCTCGGCCGAGAAGGGGCAACTCCTGATGGACGACCATGTCGAGCGGATTACCCGGGCCGTCCGCGCCGAATTCGGAGTTTGAGCAGACAATGAGCGACAAGCGGTTCCAGCCCCTCGATTCCGCCGCCGTGCCCCGGTTCGCCGGGCTGCCGACCTTCATGCGGCTGCCCGTGGCCTCGCCGGAGGAGGTGGACGTGGCCCTGGTCGGCGTCCCGTTCGACGGCGGCACGACGAACCGGCCGGGTCCGCGCCACGGCCCGCGCGAGGTGCGCAACCAGTCCAGCCTGGTCCGCCGGGTCCATCATGCGACCGGCATCTGCCCGTTCGACCTGGTGCGCGTCGGGGACTGCGGCGACGCGCCGGTCAACCCGCTCGACCTGATGGAGAGCATCGACCTGATCTCCGGCTACTACGCCGGGGTGCGCCGGGCGGGCGCCGTGCCGCTGACGGTCGGCGGCGACCACTTGATCACGCTGCCGGTACTGCGCGGGCTGATCGACCAAGGTCCGGTCGGGCTGATCCATTTCGATGCCCATTCCGACACCTACGACAGCTTCTTCGGCAACCGCTACAACCACGGCACGCCGTTCCGGCGCGCGGTGGAGGAAGGGCTGCTCGACCCGAAGCGCATGGTTCAGATCGGCCTGCGCGGGGCAATCTCGGACGCGGCCAACTACGACTTCGCCAAGGCCAACGGCATCCGCCTGATCTTCATCGAGGAGTTCGACGAGCGCGGCCCGAAGGAGGTCATGGCGGAGGCGCGGGCGATCGTCGGCGACCGGCCGACATACGTGTCATTCGACATCGACATCCTCGACCCGTCCATAGCGCCTGGCACCGGTACCCCGGAGATCGGCGGCATCACGTCGCGCGAGGCCCAGACCATGATCCGGCTGCTGCGCGGGCTGGACATCGTCGGGACCGACTTGGTCGAGGTATCGCCGCCCTTCGACCCCTCGGGCGCCACGGCGCTGACTGCCGCGACCCTGATGTTCGAACTGCTCTGCGTGATGGCGGAGAGCATAAGCCTAAAAGCCGTGCAGCCATAAAAGCCTCGCCTAACGATTAAGCATCGAAACGCATGCCGCCTGTCGACTCCTGCCTTCGCTTGTCGCCGGGAAGGACCGACGGGCGTGAATGCACC
This Skermanella mucosa DNA region includes the following protein-coding sequences:
- the speB gene encoding agmatinase — its product is MSDKRFQPLDSAAVPRFAGLPTFMRLPVASPEEVDVALVGVPFDGGTTNRPGPRHGPREVRNQSSLVRRVHHATGICPFDLVRVGDCGDAPVNPLDLMESIDLISGYYAGVRRAGAVPLTVGGDHLITLPVLRGLIDQGPVGLIHFDAHSDTYDSFFGNRYNHGTPFRRAVEEGLLDPKRMVQIGLRGAISDAANYDFAKANGIRLIFIEEFDERGPKEVMAEARAIVGDRPTYVSFDIDILDPSIAPGTGTPEIGGITSREAQTMIRLLRGLDIVGTDLVEVSPPFDPSGATALTAATLMFELLCVMAESISLKAVQP
- a CDS encoding creatininase codes for the protein MVESVFMAELTWPEFAAKVAEGVTVFLPLGTTEQHGPHMAMNVDVVLPTAVCERVARNVGGIVAPTIPYGYKSQPRSGGGEAFPGTTSLDANTFSLVVRDVIRSLGTDGVRRLVVVNGHFENCWPAVEGVDLGLRELRRDGIPDMQVMRLEYWDFVGRDTLDRLFPEGFPGTELEHASLLETSLMLLLRPDLVDMDKVPSDGPAKFPTYDRHPVPEGFVPASGVLARAQGSSAEKGQLLMDDHVERITRAVRAEFGV